A DNA window from Streptomyces canus contains the following coding sequences:
- a CDS encoding copper resistance CopC/CopD family protein, translating into MTTPRRALLLLAALLCALLGAVQPASAHTGLVSSSPKDGADLAKAPDRLTLTFDEAVDLADVRVLTVDGDRLPVSATAKKNVVRVALNSPADGRFAVVWSVVDEADGHASSGRIAFTAGTAATKTDGDEAPAAAPAPSPSVRKGLVAVRWTGYLALALFVGGLAFVALLWPGGTHEPRARALLGLAWTGGLLATVAAVGLQGAYTSFGGLRDALRPATYADVLATEPGIVLAARGLMWVLAAVVLSALLQGGAATSRSAGWRVGALAVTFGLLRTTGMTGHNSEGTEPTWGAVADFVHLLGAALWIGGLAMLALAVLPRRQAGELARVVPGYSKLAAVSVTGIVGAGLVLAWQVVGSYGALLHTSYGHLLLVKTAVLGGVLVAAYASRQWVRTRLDLAVLLRGDAATVRPFGYSVAVETGLVLVVLAVTSLLVTADPGR; encoded by the coding sequence GTGACGACTCCGCGCCGGGCCCTTCTCCTCCTCGCCGCCCTGCTCTGCGCCCTGCTCGGCGCGGTCCAACCCGCCTCCGCCCACACCGGGTTGGTGAGCTCCTCCCCCAAGGACGGGGCCGACCTGGCGAAGGCCCCCGACCGGCTCACCCTCACCTTCGACGAGGCCGTCGACCTGGCCGACGTACGGGTGCTGACGGTGGACGGCGACCGGCTGCCGGTGTCGGCTACGGCGAAGAAGAATGTCGTGCGGGTCGCTCTCAACAGCCCGGCGGACGGGAGGTTCGCCGTCGTCTGGTCCGTCGTGGACGAGGCGGACGGGCACGCCTCCTCCGGCCGGATCGCCTTCACCGCCGGCACGGCCGCCACCAAGACCGACGGCGACGAGGCCCCGGCTGCCGCTCCCGCACCGTCCCCCTCGGTGCGCAAGGGCCTCGTCGCCGTCCGCTGGACCGGATACCTCGCGCTGGCCCTGTTCGTCGGCGGGCTCGCGTTCGTCGCGCTGCTGTGGCCGGGCGGCACCCACGAACCGCGCGCCCGGGCGCTGCTGGGGCTCGCCTGGACGGGCGGGCTGCTGGCGACCGTGGCGGCCGTCGGGCTCCAGGGCGCCTACACCTCCTTCGGCGGGCTGCGGGACGCGCTGCGCCCGGCGACCTACGCGGACGTCCTGGCCACCGAACCCGGCATCGTGCTCGCCGCACGGGGGCTGATGTGGGTGCTCGCGGCCGTGGTGCTCAGCGCCCTGCTCCAGGGCGGCGCGGCCACCTCCCGCTCGGCGGGCTGGCGGGTGGGTGCCCTCGCGGTGACCTTCGGTCTGCTGCGCACGACCGGCATGACGGGCCACAACTCCGAGGGCACCGAGCCCACTTGGGGCGCCGTCGCCGACTTCGTGCACCTGCTCGGAGCCGCGCTGTGGATCGGCGGGCTCGCCATGCTCGCGCTGGCCGTACTGCCGCGCCGCCAGGCCGGGGAGCTGGCGCGGGTCGTGCCGGGCTACTCGAAGCTCGCGGCCGTGAGCGTCACGGGCATCGTCGGCGCCGGGCTGGTGCTCGCCTGGCAGGTGGTGGGGTCGTACGGCGCCCTGCTGCACACCTCGTACGGGCATCTGCTGCTCGTCAAGACAGCCGTCCTCGGGGGCGTCCTGGTGGCCGCGTACGCGAGCCGCCAGTGGGTGCGCACCCGCCTCGATCTCGCCGTGCTGCTGCGCGGCGACGCCGCCACCGTGCGGCCCTTCGGTTACTCGGTCGCGGTCGAGACGGGGCTGGTCCTCGTCGTCCTCGCCGTGACGAGTCTGCTGGTCACGGCCGATCCTGGCCGCTGA